The following are from one region of the Anaeropeptidivorans aminofermentans genome:
- a CDS encoding AraC family transcriptional regulator, whose protein sequence is MQTKEANTNAMNIGEVLKREESFPVSISLNQMDKKILGFVDWHWHDDIQLCIVEKGSIVFSVRQKEFILEKGQGIFINGGCLHMAKPYTEQDSSYSYIAFDVKMLEFFSDSGFVDKYVNPYIKRKDFYSIVLDNLSFDSAEILGYIREICNLYANKPFGYEFDICIYIASIWRLLTKKCDISNNGEDEEDCINYRRVKSIMSYIHENYREKISLQDIADVAGLSKGECCRFFKRMTKCTIFEFVNNYRINKSIELLQNTDLSVGEIAEMSGFGGPSYYIESFKKRLGCTPKEYRNRFIK, encoded by the coding sequence ATGCAGACAAAGGAAGCAAATACCAATGCTATGAACATTGGGGAAGTCTTAAAAAGAGAAGAGTCCTTTCCTGTTTCAATTTCTCTTAATCAGATGGATAAAAAAATACTGGGTTTTGTAGACTGGCACTGGCATGATGATATTCAGCTTTGCATTGTAGAAAAGGGCAGCATTGTTTTTAGCGTCAGGCAAAAGGAATTTATTCTTGAAAAGGGCCAGGGGATTTTTATAAACGGCGGCTGTCTTCATATGGCTAAGCCCTATACAGAACAGGACAGCTCTTATTCCTATATTGCCTTTGATGTGAAAATGCTTGAGTTTTTCAGTGATAGCGGCTTTGTAGATAAATATGTAAATCCCTATATAAAAAGAAAAGATTTCTATAGTATAGTTTTAGATAATCTTTCTTTTGATAGTGCTGAAATATTGGGTTATATTAGGGAGATTTGCAATCTTTACGCAAATAAACCCTTTGGATATGAATTTGATATTTGCATATATATTGCCTCTATTTGGCGGCTGCTTACAAAAAAATGTGATATTTCGAATAATGGTGAGGACGAGGAAGACTGCATTAATTATAGGCGGGTAAAAAGCATAATGTCATATATCCATGAAAATTACCGAGAGAAAATATCCCTTCAAGATATAGCCGATGTAGCAGGATTAAGCAAGGGCGAATGCTGCAGGTTCTTTAAAAGAATGACTAAATGCACTATATTTGAATTTGTAAATAATTATAGAATAAATAAAAGCATAGAGCTGCTTCAAAACACGGATTTATCCGTTGGCGAAATAGCTGAAATGTCAGGCTTCGGAGGGCCCAGCTATTACATAGAAAGCTTTAAGAAAAGACTTGGCTGCACACCTAAGGAGTATCGCAACAGGTTTATAAAATAA